One Sus scrofa isolate TJ Tabasco breed Duroc chromosome 1, Sscrofa11.1, whole genome shotgun sequence DNA segment encodes these proteins:
- the SLC2A8 gene encoding solute carrier family 2, facilitated glucose transporter member 8 isoform X1 translates to MTPEFPEDSQPLLRPLGESAPRSRRVFLAAFAAALGPLSFGFVLGYSSPAIPSLRRAAPPAPRLDNDATSWFGAIVTLGAAVGGVLGGWLVDRAGRKLSLLLCTVPFVAGFAIITAAQNVWMLLGGRLLTGLACGVASLVAPVYISEIAYPEVRGLLGSCVQLMVVTGILLAYLAGWVLEWRWLAVLGSVPPTFMLLLMGCMPETPRFLLTQHKHQEAMAAMQFLWGSEQRWEEPPVGAEHQGFRLAQLRRPGVYKPFVIGVSLMIFQQLSGINAVMFYAETIFEEAKFKESSLASVIVGVIQVLFTAVAALVMDRAGRRVLLTLSGVVMVFSTSAFGTYFKLTQDGPSNSSHVHLLAPVSVEPTDASVGLAWLAVGSVCLFIAGFALGWGPIPWLLMSEIFPLHVKGVATGVCVLTNWLMAFLVTKEFSSLMEVLRPYGAFWLASAFCIFSVLFTLACVPETKGKTLEQITAHFEGR, encoded by the exons ATGACGCCTGAGTTCCCAGAGGACTCCCAGCCGCTCTTGCGGCCGCTGGGCGAGAG CGCTCCTCGCAGCCGCCGCGTCTTCCTTGCCGCCTTCGCCGCTGCCCTGGGCCCGCTCAGCTTCGGCTTCGTTCTCGGCTACAGCTCCCCAGCTATCCCGAGCCTGCGGCGGGCCGCGCCCCCAGCCCCACGCCTCGACAACGACGCCACCTCCTGGTTCGGG GCCATCGTGACCTTGGGCGCCGCTGTGGGGGGCGTGCTGGGCGGCTGGCTCGTGGATCGTGCCGGGCGCAAGCTGAGCCTCCTGCTCTGCACCGTGCCCTTCGTGGCCGGCTTTGCCATCATCACCGCGGCTCAGAACGTGTGGATGCTGCTCGGAGGCCGCCTCCTCACCGGCCTGGCCTGCGGCGTTGCCTCACTAGTGGCTCCG GTCTATATCTCGGAAATTGCCTACCCCGAAGTGCGGGGCCTGCTGGGCTCCTGTGTGCAGCTGATGGTCGTCACAGGCATCCTCCTAGCCTACCTGGCGG GCTGGGTCCTCGAGTGGCGCTGGCTGGCCGTGCTGGGCAGCGTGCCCCCCACCTTCATGCTGCTGCTCATGGGCTGCATGCCTGAGACCCCGCGCTTCTTGCTGACCCAGCACAAGCACCAGGAAGCCATGGCCGCCATGCAGTTCCTGTGGGGCTCCGAGCAGCGCTGGGAAGAGCCCCCAGTTGGGGCTGAGCACCAG GGCTTCCGCCTGGCCCAGCTGCGGCGTCCTGGCGTCTACAAGCCCTTCGTCATCGGCGTCTCACTGATGATCTTCCAGCAGCTGTCGGGCATCAACGCCGTCATGTTCTATGCAGAGACCATCTTTGAGGAGGCCAAGTTCAAG GAGAGCAGCCTGGCCTCGGTCATCGTGGGTGTCATCCAGGTGCTATTCACGGCCGTGGCGGCCCTCGTCATGGACAGAGCTGGGCGGAGGGTGCTCCTGACCCTGTCAG GTGTGGTCATGGTGTTCAGTACCAGCGCCTTTGGCACCTACTTCAAGCTGACCCAGGATGGCCCCAGCAACTCCTCGCACGTGCACCTCTTGGCACCCGTCTCCGTGGAGCCCACCGATGCCAGCGTGGGGCTGGCCTGGCTGGCGGTGGGCAGCGTGTGCCTCTTCATCGCTG GCTtcgccctgggctgggggcccaTCCCCTGGCTCCTCATGTCTGAGATCTTCCCTCTGCACGTCAAGGGCGTGGCCACCGGCGTCTGTGTCCTCACCAACTGGCTCATGGCCTTTCTGGTGACAAAGGAGTTCAGCAGCCTCATG GAGGTGCTCAGGCCCTACGGTGCCTTCTGGCTCGCCTCCGCCTTCTGCATCTTCAGTGTCCTTTTCACTCTGGCCTGTGTCCCTGAAACCAAAGGGAAGACTCTGGAGCAGATCACAGCCCATTTTGAGGGGCGATGA
- the SLC2A8 gene encoding solute carrier family 2, facilitated glucose transporter member 8 isoform X3, protein MTPEFPEDSQPLLRPLGESAPRSRRVFLAAFAAALGPLSFGFVLGYSSPAIPSLRRAAPPAPRLDNDATSWFGAIVTLGAAVGGVLGGWLVDRAGRKLSLLLCTVPFVAGFAIITAAQNVWMLLGGRLLTGLACGVASLVAPVYISEIAYPEVRGLLGSCVQLMVVTGILLAYLAGWVLEWRWLAVLGSVPPTFMLLLMGCMPETPRFLLTQHKHQEAMAAMQFLWGSEQRWEEPPVGAEHQGFRLAQLRRPGVYKPFVIGVSLMIFQQLSGINAVMFYAETIFEEAKFKESSLASVIVGVIQVLFTAVAALVMDRAGRRVLLTLSGVVMVFSTSAFGTYFKLTQDGPSNSSHVHLLAPVSVEPTDASVGLAWLAVGSVCLFIAGGAQALRCLLARLRLLHLQCPFHSGLCP, encoded by the exons ATGACGCCTGAGTTCCCAGAGGACTCCCAGCCGCTCTTGCGGCCGCTGGGCGAGAG CGCTCCTCGCAGCCGCCGCGTCTTCCTTGCCGCCTTCGCCGCTGCCCTGGGCCCGCTCAGCTTCGGCTTCGTTCTCGGCTACAGCTCCCCAGCTATCCCGAGCCTGCGGCGGGCCGCGCCCCCAGCCCCACGCCTCGACAACGACGCCACCTCCTGGTTCGGG GCCATCGTGACCTTGGGCGCCGCTGTGGGGGGCGTGCTGGGCGGCTGGCTCGTGGATCGTGCCGGGCGCAAGCTGAGCCTCCTGCTCTGCACCGTGCCCTTCGTGGCCGGCTTTGCCATCATCACCGCGGCTCAGAACGTGTGGATGCTGCTCGGAGGCCGCCTCCTCACCGGCCTGGCCTGCGGCGTTGCCTCACTAGTGGCTCCG GTCTATATCTCGGAAATTGCCTACCCCGAAGTGCGGGGCCTGCTGGGCTCCTGTGTGCAGCTGATGGTCGTCACAGGCATCCTCCTAGCCTACCTGGCGG GCTGGGTCCTCGAGTGGCGCTGGCTGGCCGTGCTGGGCAGCGTGCCCCCCACCTTCATGCTGCTGCTCATGGGCTGCATGCCTGAGACCCCGCGCTTCTTGCTGACCCAGCACAAGCACCAGGAAGCCATGGCCGCCATGCAGTTCCTGTGGGGCTCCGAGCAGCGCTGGGAAGAGCCCCCAGTTGGGGCTGAGCACCAG GGCTTCCGCCTGGCCCAGCTGCGGCGTCCTGGCGTCTACAAGCCCTTCGTCATCGGCGTCTCACTGATGATCTTCCAGCAGCTGTCGGGCATCAACGCCGTCATGTTCTATGCAGAGACCATCTTTGAGGAGGCCAAGTTCAAG GAGAGCAGCCTGGCCTCGGTCATCGTGGGTGTCATCCAGGTGCTATTCACGGCCGTGGCGGCCCTCGTCATGGACAGAGCTGGGCGGAGGGTGCTCCTGACCCTGTCAG GTGTGGTCATGGTGTTCAGTACCAGCGCCTTTGGCACCTACTTCAAGCTGACCCAGGATGGCCCCAGCAACTCCTCGCACGTGCACCTCTTGGCACCCGTCTCCGTGGAGCCCACCGATGCCAGCGTGGGGCTGGCCTGGCTGGCGGTGGGCAGCGTGTGCCTCTTCATCGCTG GAGGTGCTCAGGCCCTACGGTGCCTTCTGGCTCGCCTCCGCCTTCTGCATCTTCAGTGTCCTTTTCACTCTGGCCTGTGTCCCTGA
- the SLC2A8 gene encoding solute carrier family 2, facilitated glucose transporter member 8 isoform X2 has product MLLGGRLLTGLACGVASLVAPVYISEIAYPEVRGLLGSCVQLMVVTGILLAYLAGWVLEWRWLAVLGSVPPTFMLLLMGCMPETPRFLLTQHKHQEAMAAMQFLWGSEQRWEEPPVGAEHQGFRLAQLRRPGVYKPFVIGVSLMIFQQLSGINAVMFYAETIFEEAKFKESSLASVIVGVIQVLFTAVAALVMDRAGRRVLLTLSGVVMVFSTSAFGTYFKLTQDGPSNSSHVHLLAPVSVEPTDASVGLAWLAVGSVCLFIAGFALGWGPIPWLLMSEIFPLHVKGVATGVCVLTNWLMAFLVTKEFSSLMEVLRPYGAFWLASAFCIFSVLFTLACVPETKGKTLEQITAHFEGR; this is encoded by the exons ATGCTGCTCGGAGGCCGCCTCCTCACCGGCCTGGCCTGCGGCGTTGCCTCACTAGTGGCTCCG GTCTATATCTCGGAAATTGCCTACCCCGAAGTGCGGGGCCTGCTGGGCTCCTGTGTGCAGCTGATGGTCGTCACAGGCATCCTCCTAGCCTACCTGGCGG GCTGGGTCCTCGAGTGGCGCTGGCTGGCCGTGCTGGGCAGCGTGCCCCCCACCTTCATGCTGCTGCTCATGGGCTGCATGCCTGAGACCCCGCGCTTCTTGCTGACCCAGCACAAGCACCAGGAAGCCATGGCCGCCATGCAGTTCCTGTGGGGCTCCGAGCAGCGCTGGGAAGAGCCCCCAGTTGGGGCTGAGCACCAG GGCTTCCGCCTGGCCCAGCTGCGGCGTCCTGGCGTCTACAAGCCCTTCGTCATCGGCGTCTCACTGATGATCTTCCAGCAGCTGTCGGGCATCAACGCCGTCATGTTCTATGCAGAGACCATCTTTGAGGAGGCCAAGTTCAAG GAGAGCAGCCTGGCCTCGGTCATCGTGGGTGTCATCCAGGTGCTATTCACGGCCGTGGCGGCCCTCGTCATGGACAGAGCTGGGCGGAGGGTGCTCCTGACCCTGTCAG GTGTGGTCATGGTGTTCAGTACCAGCGCCTTTGGCACCTACTTCAAGCTGACCCAGGATGGCCCCAGCAACTCCTCGCACGTGCACCTCTTGGCACCCGTCTCCGTGGAGCCCACCGATGCCAGCGTGGGGCTGGCCTGGCTGGCGGTGGGCAGCGTGTGCCTCTTCATCGCTG GCTtcgccctgggctgggggcccaTCCCCTGGCTCCTCATGTCTGAGATCTTCCCTCTGCACGTCAAGGGCGTGGCCACCGGCGTCTGTGTCCTCACCAACTGGCTCATGGCCTTTCTGGTGACAAAGGAGTTCAGCAGCCTCATG GAGGTGCTCAGGCCCTACGGTGCCTTCTGGCTCGCCTCCGCCTTCTGCATCTTCAGTGTCCTTTTCACTCTGGCCTGTGTCCCTGAAACCAAAGGGAAGACTCTGGAGCAGATCACAGCCCATTTTGAGGGGCGATGA